In one Methylobacterium sp. SyP6R genomic region, the following are encoded:
- a CDS encoding tartrate dehydrogenase codes for MTTKNRHYRIAVIPGDGIGKEVVPEGVRILEAAAEKFGFRLDLQHHAFGSCNYYAEHGTMLPANWKEILTPTDAIFFGAVGWPATVPDHISLWGSLLQFRREFDQYVNLRPVRLMPGVPCPLAGREPGDIDFYVVRENTEGEYSSVGGTMYPGTEREIVIQETVMSRHGVDRILKFAFDLAQSRPKKHLTSATKSNGIAITMPYWDQRVEAMGERYPEVRRDKYHIDILTAHFVLNPDRFDVVVGSNLFGDILSDLGPACTGTIGIAPSANINPEGRFPSLFEPVHGSAPDIAGKGIANPVGQIWTAAMMLEHLGEVEAANAIVAAIETALREPASRTRDLKGTATTREAADAVLRAFAAA; via the coding sequence ATGACGACCAAGAACCGCCACTACCGCATCGCGGTCATCCCCGGCGACGGCATCGGCAAGGAAGTGGTGCCGGAGGGCGTCCGCATCCTGGAGGCCGCCGCGGAGAAGTTCGGCTTCCGCCTCGACCTCCAGCACCACGCCTTCGGCTCCTGCAACTACTACGCCGAGCACGGCACGATGCTGCCGGCGAACTGGAAGGAGATCCTGACGCCGACCGACGCGATCTTCTTCGGCGCCGTCGGCTGGCCGGCCACCGTGCCGGATCACATCTCGCTCTGGGGCTCGCTGCTCCAGTTCCGGCGCGAGTTCGACCAGTACGTCAACCTGCGCCCGGTCCGGCTGATGCCGGGCGTGCCCTGCCCGCTCGCCGGCCGCGAGCCCGGCGACATCGACTTCTACGTCGTGCGCGAGAACACCGAGGGCGAGTATTCGTCGGTCGGCGGCACGATGTATCCGGGCACCGAGCGGGAGATCGTGATCCAGGAGACGGTGATGAGCCGTCACGGCGTCGACCGGATCCTGAAATTCGCCTTCGATCTCGCCCAGTCGCGGCCGAAGAAGCACCTGACCTCGGCCACCAAGTCGAACGGCATCGCCATCACGATGCCGTACTGGGACCAGCGCGTCGAGGCGATGGGCGAGCGCTACCCCGAGGTGCGTCGCGACAAGTATCACATCGACATCTTGACCGCCCACTTCGTGCTGAACCCGGACCGGTTCGACGTGGTGGTGGGCTCGAACCTCTTCGGCGACATCCTGTCGGATCTCGGCCCGGCCTGCACCGGCACGATCGGCATCGCGCCGTCGGCCAACATCAACCCGGAGGGACGCTTTCCCTCCTTGTTCGAGCCCGTCCACGGCTCGGCGCCGGACATCGCCGGCAAGGGCATCGCCAACCCGGTGGGCCAGATCTGGACCGCCGCGATGATGCTGGAGCATCTCGGGGAAGTGGAGGCGGCGAACGCCATCGTGGCGGCGATCGAGACCGCGCTCCGCGAACCGGCGTCGCGCACCCGCGACCTCAAGGGGACTGCGACGACCCGCGAGGCGGCCGACGCGGTGCTGCGGGCTTTTGCTGCGGCGTGA
- a CDS encoding rhodanese-like domain-containing protein codes for MPNPVTAVPPALPAEVAAHYARRLAFETDCADVHAAFAQGHSAQGHSAQGKSAMNAPGFVLLDVRGPVLYAKGYVPGALNLPRGKMTPRRMAEWPAGTLFVVYCAGPHCNGADKAALHLAELGLPVKVMIGGVTGWVDEGFALAKDA; via the coding sequence ATGCCGAATCCCGTCACCGCCGTTCCGCCCGCTCTCCCCGCCGAGGTCGCGGCGCATTACGCCCGGCGCCTCGCCTTCGAGACCGATTGCGCCGACGTGCACGCCGCCTTCGCGCAAGGACATTCGGCGCAAGGACATTCGGCGCAAGGAAAGTCGGCGATGAATGCGCCCGGCTTCGTGCTCCTCGACGTGCGCGGGCCGGTCCTCTATGCGAAGGGTTACGTCCCCGGCGCGCTGAACCTGCCGCGGGGCAAGATGACGCCCCGGCGCATGGCCGAGTGGCCCGCCGGCACGCTGTTCGTTGTCTATTGCGCCGGTCCCCACTGCAACGGTGCCGACAAGGCCGCCCTGCATCTGGCCGAACTCGGCTTGCCGGTGAAGGTGATGATCGGTGGAGTGACCGGGTGGGTGGACGAGGGCTTCGCGCTGGCGAAGGACGCCTGA
- the ftrA gene encoding transcriptional regulator FtrA, with amino-acid sequence MAAVLRCGSAPPLERRVEPAYPAAFPSGPRPGRLPFRVEIVPNRSAFPNTPSGPRVAVLAYDGLCTFEFGVAYEVFGLPRPEAGPGWYRYAVCAVEPGPLRAGGGLTVAVEGGLEVLAEADLIVVPGWRAIDAPVPPDLARALGEAHAGGARLMSLCSGLAVLAATGLLDGRRATTHWRYADAIRARHPAIALDPDVLYVDEGRILTAAGSAAGIDLCLHVVRGDFGPDLANRVARRLVVPPHRAGGQAQFIEAPVPREREAARLGPVFDAMRAGLHEDRPLSAMARLAGMSLRTFQRRFIAATGLPPGEWIIAERLRLAREMLERPGAVSLAEVAEASGFRSPSTLRHHFRTRLGTSPAAYRRSFSGRRA; translated from the coding sequence ATGGCGGCTGTGCTCCGTTGCGGGTCGGCGCCGCCCTTGGAACGGCGCGTCGAGCCGGCCTATCCTGCGGCCTTCCCCTCCGGCCCGAGACCGGGCCGCCTGCCGTTCCGCGTCGAGATCGTGCCAAATCGCTCCGCCTTTCCGAACACCCCGTCCGGCCCGCGCGTCGCGGTGCTGGCCTATGACGGCCTGTGCACCTTCGAGTTCGGCGTCGCCTACGAGGTGTTCGGGCTGCCGCGGCCCGAGGCGGGTCCGGGCTGGTACCGCTACGCGGTCTGCGCGGTGGAGCCGGGGCCGCTCAGGGCCGGGGGTGGCCTCACGGTCGCGGTCGAGGGCGGGCTGGAGGTGCTGGCGGAGGCCGACCTGATCGTCGTGCCGGGCTGGCGGGCGATCGACGCCCCCGTGCCGCCGGACCTCGCGCGGGCCCTGGGCGAGGCCCATGCCGGCGGTGCCCGGCTGATGTCGTTGTGCTCCGGCCTCGCGGTCCTGGCCGCGACCGGTCTCCTCGACGGGCGGCGGGCCACGACCCATTGGCGCTACGCGGATGCGATCCGGGCGCGTCACCCCGCCATCGCTCTCGATCCCGATGTGCTCTACGTCGACGAGGGCCGGATCCTGACCGCCGCCGGCAGCGCCGCCGGCATCGATCTCTGCCTCCACGTCGTGCGCGGCGATTTCGGACCCGACCTCGCCAACCGCGTCGCGCGCCGCCTCGTCGTACCGCCGCACCGGGCGGGCGGCCAGGCCCAGTTCATCGAGGCGCCGGTCCCGCGCGAGCGCGAGGCGGCCCGTCTCGGGCCAGTGTTCGACGCGATGCGGGCAGGCCTGCACGAGGACCGGCCGCTTTCCGCGATGGCGCGGCTCGCCGGGATGAGCCTGCGCACCTTCCAGCGCCGGTTCATCGCGGCGACCGGCCTGCCGCCGGGCGAATGGATCATCGCCGAGCGGCTGCGCCTCGCCCGGGAGATGCTGGAACGGCCGGGCGCCGTGTCGCTCGCGGAGGTCGCCGAGGCGAGCGGGTTTCGCAGCCCGTCGACCTTACGCCACCACTTCCGGACGCGGCTCGGCACCAGCCCGGCGGCCTATCGGCGGAGCTTTTCCGGGCGCCGTGCCTAA